The following proteins come from a genomic window of Gimesia chilikensis:
- a CDS encoding PcfJ domain-containing protein, which produces MNSQNRKHYAARRVDELIAQSAAMRTAHRKKFWRLIRVIRSQTRLLSAEQHGGFLAPVNAQTVIAACKRMARRSFAWNRHPEDWEVPAGSPLVQLRSLVHHLFDQYPVPDFLTAAWWNENEAAWELDLYLHLAQGRSVRQFPNPLFQSLTKKMGALYLHSPADLSPFAALNWARIRALGGDERLARILISRTLLCYPLQDQPFWDSVFRFLIQNQPISADEIVEIVHFVNQQRFEPAEKVWGKGAGPFPVQPDFSLKGRSLMSLRRHMVHWKSDLIEKGVMPPPEVDPLDFPWQRSEIGEFQCELEGQIWSIEEVLTPRQLQIESKIMKHCVETYLNECVRRQTTIWSMKVKAGQRRRRQLTIEVLPGKKEIFEARGKNNNEPSETVRKVLNNWAHQEHLTFNETV; this is translated from the coding sequence ATGAATTCTCAAAACCGAAAACACTACGCCGCTCGCAGGGTAGATGAACTGATTGCGCAGTCGGCTGCCATGCGAACAGCGCATCGGAAAAAATTCTGGCGATTGATTCGCGTGATTCGTTCACAGACCAGACTGTTGTCCGCTGAGCAGCATGGTGGTTTTCTGGCTCCCGTTAACGCGCAGACGGTGATCGCAGCCTGTAAGAGAATGGCGCGGCGTAGCTTTGCCTGGAACCGTCATCCGGAAGATTGGGAAGTACCCGCGGGCAGCCCCCTGGTTCAACTGCGGTCTCTGGTGCATCATCTGTTCGATCAGTATCCCGTTCCCGATTTTCTGACCGCCGCCTGGTGGAATGAAAACGAGGCAGCGTGGGAACTGGATCTCTATCTGCACCTGGCACAAGGCCGGAGCGTGCGGCAGTTTCCCAATCCATTATTTCAAAGCTTGACTAAAAAAATGGGGGCCCTGTATTTGCACTCCCCCGCTGATCTGTCACCCTTTGCTGCACTGAACTGGGCACGCATTCGGGCACTGGGAGGTGATGAGCGGCTGGCGCGGATTCTGATTTCACGGACCCTGCTTTGTTATCCCTTGCAAGATCAGCCATTCTGGGATTCGGTATTTCGATTTCTGATCCAGAACCAACCGATTTCCGCGGATGAGATCGTCGAGATTGTCCATTTTGTGAATCAGCAACGATTTGAACCTGCAGAAAAGGTCTGGGGGAAAGGGGCCGGACCCTTTCCGGTGCAACCCGATTTCTCTCTGAAGGGGCGTTCGTTGATGTCGCTCCGGCGGCACATGGTTCACTGGAAATCAGATCTGATCGAAAAAGGGGTGATGCCTCCGCCGGAAGTTGACCCGCTTGATTTCCCCTGGCAGAGGAGTGAGATTGGCGAATTTCAGTGCGAACTCGAAGGGCAGATCTGGAGTATCGAGGAAGTTCTCACGCCGCGCCAACTGCAGATTGAAAGCAAGATCATGAAGCACTGCGTGGAGACCTATCTGAATGAATGTGTCCGGCGACAAACGACGATCTGGTCGATGAAAGTCAAAGCCGGTCAGCGACGACGGCGTCAACTGACGATTGAAGTTCTGCCAGGGAAGAAGGAGATCTTTGAGGCACGCGGGAAAAACAACAATGAGCCGAGTGAGACGGTTCGAAAGGTTTTAAACAACTGGGCACACCAGGAGCATTTGACATTCAACGAGACCGTGTAA
- a CDS encoding HAD family hydrolase: MNHTQTILLILDIDETLLHATVQTLAHSPDCRIGPYVVYLRPYLTEFLEQTSQLFKLALWSSSSPDYVQAIVSQIIPASVSLEFAWSRDRCITRIDPEWHSYYYVKDLRKVKRCGYDLNRTLIVDDTPRKVERNFGNAIYVTPWFGDNRHDNELQRLAAYLPKLCREQNLRRIEKRNWKNREY; this comes from the coding sequence GTGAATCACACACAGACAATTCTGCTGATCCTCGATATCGACGAGACGTTACTGCATGCCACGGTCCAGACTTTGGCACACAGTCCGGACTGCCGCATTGGCCCGTATGTGGTCTATCTGCGCCCTTACCTCACTGAATTCCTCGAACAGACCTCTCAGCTGTTCAAGCTCGCGCTCTGGTCCTCGTCCAGTCCCGATTATGTCCAGGCGATCGTCAGTCAGATTATCCCCGCTTCCGTCTCGCTCGAATTTGCCTGGAGCCGGGACCGCTGCATTACCCGCATCGATCCGGAGTGGCATTCCTACTATTACGTCAAAGATTTACGGAAAGTAAAACGCTGCGGCTATGATCTGAACCGCACGCTGATCGTGGATGACACGCCCCGTAAAGTAGAACGCAACTTTGGAAATGCGATCTACGTCACCCCCTGGTTCGGTGATAACAGACACGATAATGAGTTACAGCGGTTAGCAGCCTATCTGCCAAAGTTATGCAGGGAACAAAATCTGCGCCGCATTGAAAAACGGAACTGGAAGAATCGGGAATACTAA
- a CDS encoding DUF6193 family natural product biosynthesis protein — MTDLHYPELTATDSLASLLCQKLGETDIMLRVVPYQERIENPSVAPDEQSVLLKYSRWNVTFENTERSIYLTCAADRRLFTCHCSEHEIPRARLQTSRLEEVAHLFRLWVLEQMDCAKLAHARGIGSVQVFPRISAHKVVDERWAKYDAHLADDPLGLNLFEFYQVAKATPELRQLFPFTSMWNLCFSRCTHYPFTRDCPHVRAKQKFKSRAVVPGYYEVFLRERYLGEGPAVIAARIVVSYLPRGCGPALLCTETNFQHFSEPL, encoded by the coding sequence ATGACAGATCTGCATTACCCCGAACTGACGGCCACCGACAGCCTGGCCTCGCTCCTGTGTCAGAAACTGGGCGAGACAGACATCATGCTGCGCGTCGTTCCCTACCAGGAAAGAATAGAAAATCCCTCTGTAGCCCCCGATGAGCAGAGCGTTTTGCTCAAGTATTCCCGTTGGAACGTCACTTTCGAAAACACAGAACGCTCGATCTATCTGACCTGTGCTGCAGACAGACGCTTATTTACCTGTCATTGCAGCGAACACGAAATCCCCAGGGCGCGACTGCAGACGTCGCGTCTCGAAGAAGTGGCTCATCTGTTCCGGCTCTGGGTACTGGAACAGATGGATTGTGCAAAGCTGGCGCATGCACGGGGCATTGGTTCGGTGCAAGTCTTCCCCCGCATATCGGCACACAAAGTTGTCGATGAGCGATGGGCCAAATATGACGCGCATCTCGCTGATGATCCCCTCGGCCTGAACCTGTTTGAATTTTATCAGGTCGCAAAAGCCACCCCGGAGTTGCGACAACTCTTTCCCTTTACCAGCATGTGGAACTTATGTTTCAGCCGCTGCACACATTACCCATTCACCCGGGATTGTCCGCATGTCAGAGCCAAACAGAAATTCAAGTCTCGTGCAGTGGTCCCGGGTTACTACGAGGTATTTCTACGGGAGCGCTATCTGGGAGAAGGTCCCGCCGTAATCGCTGCGCGGATTGTCGTAAGCTATCTGCCGCGTGGTTGTGGCCCGGCCCTGTTGTGCACCGAAACGAACTTTCAACATTTCAGCGAACCTCTCTGA
- a CDS encoding SEC-C metal-binding domain-containing protein, with protein MSKRRTGFPSETQVKRGIRIVHGDKLLEEKLGRNDLCPCGSGKRFKKCCLTRGCF; from the coding sequence ATGAGCAAACGCCGCACAGGCTTCCCGTCTGAAACACAGGTCAAACGGGGCATCCGCATCGTGCATGGCGACAAGCTGCTCGAAGAAAAACTCGGCCGCAACGATTTATGTCCCTGCGGCTCCGGCAAGCGCTTTAAAAAGTGCTGCCTCACGCGGGGCTGCTTTTGA
- a CDS encoding RNA ligase family protein: MGSSHDQFVKYPRTPHLFGSTGTADDKRLSEQASLQFIADPSLIVEEKIDGTNVGLHFSPTGELVLQCRGHLINEGMHPQYDLFKQWAMVKRPVLEQMLEDRFILFGEWVYARHSIHYRSLPHYFFEFDIYDKVQQVFISLACRLELLAGTGIETVPVIHTGPLARKDLETLIGQSAFDSVFDNPLTNTTDNLMEGVYLRTEAGESVTGRSKFVRPEFVEKIKQSSHWQHQAMVPNLLSKQADIWS; the protein is encoded by the coding sequence ATGGGCAGTTCCCACGATCAATTTGTGAAATATCCGCGGACACCTCATCTGTTCGGCTCTACGGGGACGGCAGACGACAAACGGCTCAGCGAACAGGCTTCGCTGCAGTTCATTGCCGATCCGTCTCTCATCGTGGAGGAAAAGATTGACGGCACCAATGTCGGACTCCATTTCTCTCCCACGGGAGAACTCGTCTTGCAGTGTCGGGGGCACCTGATTAACGAAGGCATGCACCCGCAGTACGATCTGTTCAAACAATGGGCCATGGTCAAACGACCGGTCCTGGAACAGATGCTGGAAGACCGGTTTATCCTGTTCGGCGAATGGGTCTATGCCCGGCACTCGATTCATTATCGCAGCCTGCCGCACTACTTCTTTGAATTTGACATTTACGATAAAGTACAACAGGTCTTTATCAGCCTCGCCTGTCGACTGGAACTGCTCGCAGGCACCGGTATCGAAACGGTCCCCGTGATCCATACCGGTCCGCTGGCACGCAAAGACCTGGAGACGCTGATTGGCCAGTCCGCCTTTGACAGTGTCTTTGACAATCCACTGACTAACACCACGGACAACCTGATGGAAGGCGTTTATCTCCGCACCGAAGCGGGTGAATCCGTCACCGGCAGGTCCAAGTTTGTCCGTCCCGAATTTGTAGAAAAAATCAAACAGAGCAGCCACTGGCAACACCAGGCCATGGTTCCCAACCTGCTCTCCAAACAAGCAGATATCTGGTCATGA
- a CDS encoding AAA family ATPase, with product MNWQTLTTSTLEEILHWAATQPWCQAMSDCAQDAQWHAEGDVWTHTQLVCRQLPQLTEWAGLSNREQSILICTALLHDAAKPLTTQLDPETGRLRSPKHAVKGEYLARNVLRNLGCDLETREIICRLVRYHGRPAFLLEKPNPEQEVISLSWLVNHRLLYLFALADTRGRTTDSMSRPEEHLRFWKMIAEEQHCFDQPYPFANDQARFLFYHSPDPNVHYVPHEEFNCTVTMLSGPPGAGKDTWLARHRTDLPIVSLDDVRDDLGVEPTDNQGEVAQLARERCRELLRNKTDFAFNATNLSRQIRKRWLQLFADYGARIELIYLEPPLETILKQNRQRPQPVPEQVICRLVEKVEPPTLTEAHTLDYLY from the coding sequence ATGAACTGGCAGACACTGACAACATCGACTCTGGAGGAGATCCTGCACTGGGCCGCTACGCAGCCCTGGTGCCAGGCGATGTCCGACTGCGCGCAGGATGCCCAGTGGCACGCCGAGGGGGATGTCTGGACGCACACCCAGCTCGTCTGCCGCCAGTTGCCGCAACTTACTGAGTGGGCTGGTTTATCAAACCGGGAACAGTCCATCCTGATCTGCACTGCACTCCTGCACGACGCCGCCAAACCGCTGACCACACAGCTCGACCCCGAAACCGGCCGCCTGCGTTCGCCCAAACATGCCGTGAAGGGAGAATACCTGGCGCGAAACGTTCTGCGCAATCTGGGCTGCGACCTGGAGACCCGCGAAATCATCTGCCGGCTGGTCCGCTATCATGGTCGTCCCGCTTTTCTGCTGGAAAAACCGAATCCGGAACAGGAAGTCATTTCCCTCTCCTGGCTGGTCAACCATCGGCTGCTCTACCTGTTCGCCCTGGCCGACACCCGCGGACGGACGACCGACAGCATGTCGCGTCCCGAAGAACACCTGCGGTTCTGGAAAATGATCGCCGAGGAACAGCACTGTTTCGATCAGCCCTACCCGTTCGCCAACGATCAGGCGAGATTCCTGTTTTATCACTCCCCCGATCCGAACGTGCATTACGTGCCTCATGAAGAGTTCAACTGTACGGTGACAATGTTGTCTGGCCCGCCGGGCGCGGGGAAAGACACGTGGCTTGCGCGGCACCGCACGGATCTGCCCATCGTCTCTCTGGATGATGTGCGCGATGACCTGGGGGTTGAGCCTACAGACAACCAGGGAGAAGTGGCGCAACTCGCCCGGGAACGCTGTCGCGAACTCTTACGCAACAAGACTGATTTCGCTTTCAACGCCACCAATCTGTCCCGACAGATCAGAAAACGCTGGCTGCAGCTCTTCGCCGACTACGGAGCCCGCATCGAACTGATCTACCTGGAACCACCCCTGGAAACGATATTGAAACAGAATCGCCAGCGCCCCCAACCAGTCCCGGAACAAGTCATTTGCCGTCTCGTAGAAAAAGTCGAACCTCCCACCCTGACCGAGGCTCATACACTAGACTATCTGTATTGA
- a CDS encoding 3' terminal RNA ribose 2'-O-methyltransferase Hen1 yields the protein MLLSITTTHEPASDLSYLLHKHPDRFQSFKLSFGNAHVFYPTVSEEQCTACLLLDVDPVGMVRGKGHHQSFLLDQYVNDRPYVASSFMSVALSQVLGSALNGRCKDRPGLVSTPIPLTVQIAVLPVRGGEDLIREIFEPLGYEVAVQSYPLDEQFPDWGESPCYSATLTATKTLSELLNHLYVLIPVFDNRKHYFVGENELEKLLEKGAGWLADHPLKEQISRRYLKFKPSLYLTALARLVGETETEDPELENDETTEDLPDKAVPLNQQRLGSVMAALRASGAQSVLDLGCGEGKLLRELLADRQFEQIVGLDISVRSLEIAAKRLKLKRLPERQAQRVKLLHGSLTYRDRRLEGFDAAALVEVIEHLDPPRLAALERMLFEFARPKTVVLTTPNREYNVMWETLPADQLRHADHRFEWTRSEFQTWATGIADQFGYSVRFLPVGPEDKAVGAPTQMGVFELKSHTDT from the coding sequence GTGTTATTATCCATCACGACGACACACGAACCCGCCAGCGATCTGAGCTACCTGCTCCACAAACACCCGGACCGCTTTCAGAGCTTTAAACTGAGTTTCGGCAACGCCCACGTGTTTTATCCTACGGTTTCCGAAGAACAGTGCACCGCCTGCCTGCTGCTGGACGTCGATCCGGTAGGGATGGTCCGCGGTAAAGGACATCACCAGTCGTTCCTGCTCGACCAGTACGTCAACGATCGGCCCTATGTCGCTTCGTCTTTCATGAGTGTCGCGCTTTCCCAGGTCCTGGGATCCGCGCTCAACGGGCGTTGCAAGGATCGGCCTGGACTGGTCAGCACACCGATTCCGCTCACGGTACAGATCGCCGTCCTGCCCGTACGCGGCGGCGAAGATCTGATTCGCGAAATCTTCGAACCACTGGGTTACGAAGTCGCCGTCCAGTCTTATCCGCTGGATGAACAGTTCCCGGACTGGGGCGAGAGTCCCTGTTATTCCGCCACACTGACAGCCACGAAAACACTTTCGGAACTGCTCAACCACCTCTACGTCCTGATTCCGGTCTTCGATAACCGAAAACATTACTTTGTCGGCGAGAACGAACTGGAAAAGCTGCTGGAGAAAGGAGCCGGCTGGCTGGCCGACCATCCGCTGAAAGAGCAGATCAGCCGCCGTTACCTGAAGTTTAAACCCAGCCTGTACCTCACCGCCCTGGCCCGTCTGGTCGGAGAAACCGAGACCGAAGATCCGGAACTGGAAAACGATGAGACAACAGAAGACCTCCCCGACAAAGCGGTTCCCCTGAACCAGCAGCGACTGGGCAGCGTCATGGCCGCCCTGCGGGCTTCTGGTGCGCAAAGTGTGCTCGACCTGGGCTGCGGCGAAGGAAAGCTGCTCCGCGAATTACTGGCTGATCGACAGTTCGAACAGATCGTCGGCCTGGATATCTCGGTCCGTTCGCTGGAAATCGCTGCAAAACGTCTCAAGCTGAAACGGCTGCCGGAACGACAGGCGCAACGGGTCAAGCTGCTACATGGCTCGCTGACCTACCGCGATCGTCGTCTCGAAGGTTTTGACGCCGCGGCCCTGGTTGAAGTGATTGAACACCTCGATCCGCCCCGCCTGGCGGCGCTGGAACGGATGCTGTTTGAATTCGCTCGCCCGAAAACCGTCGTGCTCACCACACCGAACCGGGAATATAACGTGATGTGGGAAACCCTGCCCGCCGACCAGCTGCGTCACGCCGACCACCGCTTCGAATGGACTCGGTCTGAATTTCAGACGTGGGCCACGGGCATTGCAGACCAGTTCGGTTACTCCGTCCGCTTCCTGCCCGTCGGCCCGGAAGACAAAGCCGTGGGTGCCCCCACACAAATGGGAGTGTTTGAATTGAAGTCGCACACCGATACCTGA
- a CDS encoding polynucleotide kinase-phosphatase — protein MDISIPKLSLVVLVGPSGAGKSTFARKHFLPTEVISSDFCRGMISDDENDQNVTKQAFELLGYIVSQRLKSGRLTVVDATNVQQEARAQWIELARKYHFLPVAIVLNLSEKICHARNQERPDRPFGSHVVRNQRSQLKRNLKRLRREGFRYVFEMNSVEQIEVARLQRVPLWNDRREEQGPFDIIGDIHGCCDELELLLKELGYAQTSVEEADPLWGNACYAHPEGRKVVFLGDLVDRGPRSLDTVRIVRNMVQQGTALCVPGNHDMKLLRKLKGKDVKLTHGLAETVAEIEALPTETREPFCQALAGFLDSLISHFVLDQGKLVVAHAGMTEDLQGRGSGKVRSFALYGETTGETDEFGFPVRYNWAAEYRGAAHVVYGHTPVPDPEWLNRTVNIDTGCVFGGRLTALRYPEKEFISVPAKEVYCEYAKPMYRDTDAAAQTAQQQHDDLLDLQDVTGKRIVSTRLQTNITIREENATAALEVMSRFAANPKWLIYLPPTMSPPETSTEPGLLEHPAEAFAYFRNEGIPQVICEEKHMGSRAVVVVCRDPETARQRFGVQEAEYGIVYTRTGRRFFNQPELEAAFLERVRQALSAADFWNEFQTDWACFDCELMPWSAKAQALLQSQYAAVGAAGKAALPPVVAALEQATARLTAEEASHAAEVASHFRNRKTAIEEFVRAYRHYCWPVETLDDLKLAPFHLLATERRVHIDQNHDWHMQTIARICTQDEKLLLTTPSLKVDLTDNDSVQAGIDWWSGLTGTGGEGMVVKPLEWVQRGSKGLVQPAIKCRGKEYLRIIYGPDYDAEENLTRLRQRGLHRKRSLAQREFALGIEALERFVNREPLRRVHECVFGVLALESEPVDPRL, from the coding sequence ATGGATATCTCAATCCCGAAACTCTCACTCGTCGTGCTCGTCGGCCCCAGCGGGGCGGGCAAAAGTACGTTTGCGCGAAAACACTTCCTGCCGACCGAAGTCATTTCTTCCGATTTCTGCCGGGGCATGATCAGCGATGACGAAAACGACCAGAATGTCACAAAACAGGCCTTCGAACTGCTGGGTTACATCGTCTCCCAACGTCTGAAGTCCGGACGGCTGACGGTCGTCGACGCCACCAACGTCCAGCAGGAGGCCCGGGCGCAGTGGATCGAACTGGCGCGGAAATACCACTTTCTGCCCGTCGCCATCGTACTCAACCTGTCCGAAAAGATCTGTCATGCACGGAACCAGGAACGCCCCGACCGCCCGTTTGGATCACACGTGGTCCGCAATCAGCGTTCGCAGTTAAAACGCAATCTGAAACGCCTTCGTCGCGAAGGTTTCCGCTATGTGTTTGAAATGAACTCGGTCGAACAGATCGAGGTGGCCCGCCTGCAACGCGTTCCCCTCTGGAACGACCGTCGCGAGGAACAGGGCCCCTTCGACATCATCGGCGATATTCATGGCTGTTGTGACGAACTGGAACTGCTGCTCAAGGAGCTGGGTTATGCGCAGACCTCCGTTGAGGAAGCAGATCCCCTGTGGGGCAATGCCTGTTATGCGCATCCCGAGGGTCGCAAGGTCGTCTTTCTGGGCGACCTGGTCGATCGGGGTCCGCGTTCGCTGGATACGGTCCGCATTGTACGCAACATGGTCCAGCAGGGGACGGCGCTCTGCGTTCCCGGCAACCATGACATGAAACTGCTCCGCAAGCTGAAAGGGAAAGATGTCAAACTGACGCACGGACTCGCAGAGACGGTTGCTGAAATCGAAGCGCTGCCAACGGAGACGCGGGAACCGTTCTGCCAGGCACTCGCCGGGTTCCTCGACAGCCTGATCAGTCATTTCGTACTGGATCAGGGTAAACTGGTCGTCGCCCATGCTGGTATGACAGAAGACCTGCAGGGACGCGGTTCAGGGAAGGTCCGTTCGTTCGCCCTTTACGGCGAGACGACAGGTGAAACCGACGAATTCGGCTTTCCGGTCCGCTATAACTGGGCCGCCGAATACCGAGGCGCTGCGCACGTGGTCTACGGTCATACTCCAGTTCCCGATCCGGAATGGCTCAACCGGACGGTCAACATCGACACGGGCTGCGTCTTTGGTGGTCGCCTGACGGCACTCCGCTACCCGGAAAAAGAGTTCATTTCCGTACCGGCGAAAGAAGTCTACTGCGAATACGCCAAACCCATGTACCGGGATACGGATGCAGCTGCGCAAACTGCTCAGCAGCAGCACGACGACCTGCTCGACCTGCAGGATGTCACCGGCAAGCGGATCGTTTCCACTCGACTGCAGACGAACATCACCATTCGCGAGGAGAACGCGACCGCGGCCCTGGAAGTCATGAGCCGCTTTGCCGCCAATCCGAAATGGTTGATCTACCTGCCACCAACGATGTCGCCGCCGGAAACCTCCACAGAGCCGGGGCTGCTGGAACATCCGGCTGAAGCATTTGCGTATTTTCGCAACGAGGGAATCCCCCAGGTCATCTGCGAAGAAAAGCACATGGGTTCGCGTGCGGTGGTGGTCGTCTGTCGCGATCCGGAAACGGCCCGCCAGCGGTTCGGAGTGCAGGAAGCGGAATACGGTATCGTTTACACACGGACGGGCCGGCGTTTCTTCAATCAACCTGAGCTGGAAGCCGCCTTCCTGGAACGGGTCCGTCAGGCTTTGAGTGCCGCTGACTTCTGGAATGAGTTCCAGACGGATTGGGCCTGCTTCGACTGCGAGCTGATGCCCTGGTCGGCCAAAGCCCAGGCGCTGCTGCAGTCGCAGTACGCTGCCGTGGGTGCCGCGGGAAAAGCGGCACTGCCCCCGGTCGTCGCTGCGCTGGAACAGGCAACTGCCCGGCTGACTGCTGAGGAAGCCTCACATGCAGCAGAAGTCGCAAGCCACTTCCGTAACCGTAAGACTGCGATCGAGGAATTCGTGCGCGCCTATCGCCACTATTGCTGGCCCGTGGAAACTCTGGATGATCTGAAGCTGGCTCCGTTTCACCTGCTGGCCACCGAACGGCGAGTTCACATCGACCAGAATCATGACTGGCACATGCAGACCATCGCACGCATCTGTACTCAGGATGAGAAACTACTGCTGACAACGCCGTCATTGAAAGTCGATCTGACTGACAATGACAGCGTGCAGGCCGGCATCGACTGGTGGTCGGGGTTGACAGGTACGGGAGGAGAAGGGATGGTGGTCAAACCGCTGGAATGGGTCCAGCGGGGTTCCAAAGGACTCGTGCAGCCCGCGATCAAGTGTCGGGGGAAAGAGTATCTGCGAATTATCTATGGTCCGGACTACGACGCGGAAGAAAATCTGACTCGTCTGCGACAACGGGGTCTGCACCGCAAACGATCACTGGCACAGCGTGAATTCGCCCTGGGCATTGAAGCCCTGGAACGATTTGTGAACCGGGAACCGCTCAGGCGGGTCCATGAATGTGTGTTCGGGGTACTGGCGCTGGAAAGTGAGCCGGTCGATCCCCGCTTGTAA
- a CDS encoding DNA polymerase beta superfamily protein encodes MNKRVHYQPNLIYSDGTQVVTVRDIIGPNGRTQHPRGSVGVVVRAPRDLDHSYRVKFPDGVEVALKADELTLLAQFKEGEIGNSEINANRSDLFSRVIFKCIIGSRAFGLEDEQSDTDYRGVYLPPAELQWSLYGVPEQLDCHETQETYWELQKFLVLALKANPNVLECLYTPLVEQVTPLGQELLDLREIFLTRIVYQTYNGYVMSQFKKMQTDIKNQGKVKWKHVMHLIRLLISGVTLLREGYVVVDVGPQREQLLAIKRGEVSWDETEKWRKSLHKEFEQALEQTRLPARPDYETANNYLIKARRLATQEALP; translated from the coding sequence ATGAACAAGCGCGTCCACTATCAACCGAACCTGATCTATTCTGACGGCACACAGGTGGTCACAGTCCGGGATATCATCGGACCGAACGGTCGTACGCAGCATCCGCGGGGATCGGTTGGTGTGGTGGTGCGTGCGCCGCGTGATCTGGATCACTCGTATCGCGTCAAGTTTCCCGATGGTGTCGAAGTTGCTCTCAAGGCAGACGAGCTGACCCTGCTCGCCCAATTCAAAGAGGGGGAGATCGGCAACAGCGAGATCAACGCGAACCGCAGCGACCTGTTCTCCCGGGTCATCTTCAAATGTATTATTGGCTCCCGGGCCTTTGGTCTTGAGGATGAGCAGTCCGACACCGATTATCGCGGCGTCTACCTGCCTCCCGCGGAACTGCAGTGGTCGCTGTACGGCGTTCCCGAACAACTGGACTGCCACGAAACGCAGGAAACCTACTGGGAGCTGCAGAAGTTTCTGGTCCTGGCTTTGAAAGCGAACCCGAACGTCCTGGAGTGCCTCTATACTCCCCTGGTCGAACAGGTCACGCCCCTCGGCCAGGAACTGCTGGATCTGCGGGAAATCTTTCTGACGCGAATCGTCTATCAGACCTACAACGGTTATGTGATGTCGCAGTTCAAAAAGATGCAGACCGATATCAAGAACCAGGGGAAGGTCAAATGGAAGCATGTGATGCACCTGATCCGGCTGTTGATCTCGGGAGTCACCCTCCTGCGTGAAGGCTATGTTGTCGTCGATGTGGGACCACAGCGGGAACAGCTGCTGGCCATCAAGCGGGGTGAAGTCTCCTGGGACGAAACCGAGAAATGGCGGAAGAGCCTGCACAAGGAATTTGAACAGGCGCTGGAGCAGACCAGACTACCGGCCCGCCCCGATTATGAAACTGCGAATAACTATCTCATCAAAGCGCGTCGACTGGCGACGCAGGAGGCACTGCCATGA
- a CDS encoding DNA polymerase beta superfamily protein has product MNFDPRLEQQLKEHPYPLLFATISGSHIYGFPSPDSDYDLRGVHLLPLETVIGLKEGQVTVERSRVDDGLEIDLVTHDVGKFFQLMLKKNGYVLEQLLSPLVLHATPEYEELKALAPGCVTRYHAYHYLGFAATQWKLFQKEDPPRVKPLLYVYRVLLTGLHLMRTGELEPNLILLNEAARLSYIPELIERKLEGTERSTLDATDMEFHRREYQRLVGELEQAMETTSLPEKPSSGEALNDLLVRIRLAQRKGC; this is encoded by the coding sequence ATGAACTTCGATCCCCGACTGGAACAACAGCTCAAGGAACACCCATATCCTCTGCTGTTCGCCACTATCAGTGGATCGCATATCTATGGCTTTCCTTCTCCCGATTCTGATTACGATCTCCGCGGCGTACATCTGCTGCCGCTGGAGACCGTGATCGGTCTGAAAGAAGGACAGGTCACGGTGGAACGTTCGCGCGTCGATGATGGTCTGGAAATCGATCTGGTCACACACGATGTCGGTAAGTTCTTTCAACTCATGCTCAAAAAGAATGGTTACGTGCTGGAGCAACTGCTCTCGCCGCTGGTTCTGCACGCCACTCCTGAGTATGAAGAGCTGAAAGCACTGGCGCCTGGTTGCGTAACCAGGTATCACGCGTACCATTACCTGGGTTTCGCAGCCACACAGTGGAAACTGTTCCAGAAGGAAGATCCACCCCGGGTCAAACCCCTGCTCTACGTGTATCGGGTTCTGCTCACCGGTCTGCATCTGATGCGCACTGGTGAACTGGAACCGAACCTGATCCTGTTAAACGAAGCAGCGCGGCTGTCCTACATCCCCGAACTGATCGAACGCAAGCTGGAAGGTACGGAACGTTCCACGCTGGATGCCACCGACATGGAGTTCCACAGACGTGAATATCAGCGGCTTGTGGGCGAACTGGAACAGGCGATGGAAACCACCAGCCTGCCGGAAAAACCGAGTTCAGGTGAAGCGTTGAATGATCTGCTGGTCCGGATCCGTCTGGCTCAGCGGAAAGGATGCTGA